In one window of Paludisphaera rhizosphaerae DNA:
- a CDS encoding AAA family ATPase, whose amino-acid sequence MSDQPHDPREPEPEGLPAGQDDLAAVDRLKSAYETLRAEMGKVIVGQNKVVEELLVSIFARGHCLLIGVPGLAKTLMIHTLSDALNLTYNRIQFTPDLMPSDITGTEVIQEDKATGVRQFKFLRGPIFANIVLADEINRTPPKTQAALLEAMQERQVTVGGERHRLPDPFFVLATQNPIEQEGTYPLPEAQLDRFMFNVMVDYPDEAEEFDIVRMTTSPTRPTVTKVLSANEILVLQEIVRRVPVADHVVKYAVRMVRATRRDREEAPAFVRDYVSWGAGPRASQYLVLAGKARAVLHGRFHVSIDDIKSVAAPVLRHRIITNFNAEAEGIRPDEVVERLIKTIPVDEREAEQGGKLPKLFRSANAG is encoded by the coding sequence GTGAGCGACCAGCCCCACGACCCCCGCGAGCCCGAGCCCGAGGGGCTCCCCGCCGGTCAGGACGACCTCGCCGCCGTCGACCGTCTGAAGTCCGCCTACGAGACGCTTCGCGCCGAGATGGGCAAGGTGATCGTCGGCCAGAACAAGGTCGTCGAGGAGTTGCTCGTCTCGATCTTCGCCCGCGGCCACTGCCTTTTGATCGGCGTCCCCGGCCTGGCCAAGACGCTGATGATCCACACTCTGTCCGACGCCCTGAACCTCACCTACAACCGGATCCAGTTCACCCCCGACCTGATGCCCTCGGACATCACGGGGACGGAGGTGATCCAGGAGGACAAGGCGACGGGCGTTCGTCAGTTCAAGTTTCTGCGCGGGCCGATTTTCGCCAACATCGTCCTCGCCGACGAGATCAACCGAACGCCTCCCAAAACCCAGGCCGCGCTCCTGGAAGCGATGCAGGAACGTCAGGTGACCGTCGGCGGCGAGCGGCACCGGCTGCCGGATCCGTTCTTCGTCCTGGCGACCCAGAACCCGATCGAGCAGGAAGGGACGTACCCTCTGCCCGAAGCCCAGCTCGACCGCTTCATGTTCAACGTGATGGTCGACTACCCGGACGAGGCCGAGGAGTTCGACATCGTCCGGATGACGACCAGCCCGACGCGGCCGACCGTCACCAAGGTTCTCTCGGCCAACGAGATCCTGGTCTTGCAGGAGATCGTCCGACGGGTCCCCGTCGCCGACCACGTGGTGAAGTACGCCGTCCGGATGGTCAGGGCCACGCGTCGCGACCGCGAGGAGGCCCCGGCGTTCGTGCGTGACTACGTCAGTTGGGGGGCCGGCCCTCGAGCCAGCCAGTATCTGGTGCTGGCCGGCAAGGCTCGGGCCGTGCTCCACGGGCGGTTCCACGTCTCGATCGACGATATCAAGTCGGTCGCCGCCCCCGTGCTCCGGCACCGGATCATCACGAATTTCAACGCCGAGGCCGAAGGCATCCGCCCCGACGAAGTGGTGGAGCGGCTGATCAAGACGATCCCAGTCGACGAACGCGAGGCCGAGCAGGGTGGAAAATTACCAAAGCTATTTAGATCCGCAAACGCTGGCTAG
- a CDS encoding DUF58 domain-containing protein: MENYQSYLDPQTLASVQGLDLQARLLVEGYVAGMHPSPYHGFSVEFAEHREYVPGDDVRHVDWKVWSKTDKLYLKQYEEETNLLLYLLLDTSESMSYSAEGRVTKFKYAQFVVAALAYMILQQQDSVGLALFDDAVRRYLKPAGQPSHLKEIVHLLDVTPARDKSDLGAVLHDLSERFKKRGIVAIFSDLLDDPAKVIAGLKHFRHRRHEVIVFHVLDPDEVNFPFRDPMLFQGMEDLGEIAADPSAIAAAYRREVSAYLDELKKGCRMIDIDYVPLRTDQPLDVALSAYLAARAARKR; the protein is encoded by the coding sequence GTGGAAAATTACCAAAGCTATTTAGATCCGCAAACGCTGGCTAGCGTCCAGGGCCTGGACCTCCAGGCCCGGCTTCTCGTCGAGGGCTACGTCGCCGGCATGCACCCCAGCCCGTACCACGGCTTCTCGGTCGAGTTCGCCGAGCACCGCGAGTACGTCCCCGGCGATGACGTCCGCCACGTCGACTGGAAGGTCTGGTCCAAGACCGACAAGCTCTACCTCAAGCAGTACGAGGAGGAGACCAACCTCCTCTTGTACCTGCTTCTGGATACGAGCGAGTCCATGTCGTACTCGGCCGAGGGCCGGGTGACGAAGTTCAAGTACGCGCAGTTCGTCGTCGCGGCGCTGGCGTACATGATCCTCCAGCAGCAGGACTCCGTCGGCCTGGCCCTGTTCGACGACGCCGTCCGCCGCTACCTCAAGCCGGCCGGCCAGCCTTCGCACCTGAAGGAGATCGTCCACCTGCTCGACGTCACCCCGGCTCGCGACAAATCCGACCTCGGCGCCGTGCTGCACGACCTGTCCGAGCGGTTCAAGAAGCGCGGGATCGTCGCGATCTTCTCGGACCTGCTCGACGATCCGGCGAAGGTGATCGCCGGCCTGAAGCACTTCCGCCACCGTCGCCATGAGGTGATCGTCTTCCACGTCCTGGACCCGGACGAGGTGAATTTCCCCTTCCGCGACCCGATGCTGTTCCAGGGTATGGAGGATCTCGGCGAGATCGCCGCCGATCCCTCCGCCATCGCCGCCGCCTACCGCCGCGAGGTCTCCGCGTACCTCGACGAGCTGAAGAAAGGCTGCCGGATGATCGACATCGACTACGTCCCCCTCCGCACCGACCAGCCCCTCGACGTCGCCCTCTCCGCCTATCTGGCGGCGCGCGCGGCCAGGAAGAGGTGA
- a CDS encoding endonuclease domain-containing protein — MPDAPRNPTLIPEQPPCSGPLDRARRLRRDMTPAERLLWAALRDRRNIGLKFRRQVPMGPFILDFFDAEHKLALEVDGPVHEDRVEYDFARDSELRRRGLTILRFSNEEVLGDVDAVARGVAAYVQRLEAELGGRR; from the coding sequence ATGCCCGACGCGCCGCGAAACCCGACGCTGATCCCAGAGCAACCCCCTTGCTCTGGACCGCTCGACCGCGCGCGTCGACTCCGCCGCGATATGACGCCGGCCGAGCGTCTCCTCTGGGCCGCGCTTCGCGACCGCCGCAACATCGGCCTGAAGTTCCGCCGCCAGGTCCCGATGGGCCCGTTCATCCTCGACTTCTTCGACGCGGAGCATAAGCTCGCCTTGGAGGTCGACGGCCCCGTCCATGAGGACCGAGTGGAGTATGATTTTGCCCGGGACAGCGAGTTACGACGGCGAGGGTTGACGATTCTGCGGTTCTCAAACGAAGAAGTTCTCGGGGACGTAGACGCCGTCGCACGAGGCGTCGCGGCTTACGTGCAAAGGCTCGAAGCCGAGCTAGGAGGGCGGCGATGA
- a CDS encoding BatA domain-containing protein — translation MTITPLFALGFANSALLYGLAAASIPILIHLLNRRKKREIRWAAMRFLQAALAKNQRRIQIEQWLLLAIRCLLVGLVVGAMAKPFLESFGNVIPGRRTHRVIVLDGSMSMAAKAGGKSRFDQAKEVAAQLVKDSRRGDAISLVVMGDPPRVVVGDPSPNLEEVRKEIGELTQGQSAVDLEATFEAVERVFEVSSISQKELVVLTDLQSTSWRARSEDSGGDDGLKRTIAKIEARRPRSTVVDLGKANAGNRAVVGLTASSPVITPGTTVAMTALIRNFGPTPAQGVRVRLTTDGRVGPEQVVDLPVGEDVPVVFNQQFPTPGDHVVEATIDEDALPPDDRRLFVANVREAVRTLLVDGDFKSEAFQAETDYLAQALAPGESAADEPDPIHVDVVPESQFARRDLAAYDVIALCNVAQFTAEEVKALEDFLEQGGGLIAFGGDQISAENYNRLLYADGKGILPAAIGETIGDPAKKESAFRFDPLGFRHPILAGFRNQTDPVVAGLTQVRVWARHQLTLPKDSTAQVALAFDDGGPAVLEAPRRKGKVFQLAVPADAGWSNWPLHPSYPAIARDLVMLAASGRQADRTIRVGRPFDQSFPGSAAGASATITPPNGGAPATVKLKADGGLARLVFEGTDAAGAYQVKVGPPVALDLTFAANPDPIESDPAKLDRSALVERVPGWKFVLLDDVRGLSADTASVGRRGELHRPLLFAVLGLLMLESFVAWRFGRGGSR, via the coding sequence ATGACCATCACCCCCCTCTTCGCCCTCGGCTTCGCCAACTCAGCGCTCCTGTATGGGCTTGCGGCGGCGTCGATCCCGATCTTGATCCACCTGCTGAACCGGCGCAAGAAGCGGGAGATCCGCTGGGCGGCGATGCGGTTCCTCCAGGCGGCGCTGGCGAAGAACCAGCGGCGGATCCAGATTGAGCAATGGCTGCTGCTGGCGATCCGCTGCCTGCTGGTCGGGCTGGTCGTCGGGGCGATGGCCAAGCCGTTCCTGGAGTCGTTCGGCAACGTGATCCCGGGCCGACGGACGCATCGCGTGATCGTGCTGGACGGCTCGATGAGCATGGCGGCGAAGGCCGGCGGCAAGTCGCGGTTCGACCAGGCCAAAGAGGTCGCCGCACAGCTCGTCAAGGACTCGCGCCGGGGGGACGCGATCAGCCTGGTCGTCATGGGCGACCCGCCGCGCGTCGTCGTCGGCGACCCCTCGCCCAACCTGGAAGAAGTCCGCAAGGAGATCGGCGAATTAACCCAGGGCCAGAGCGCCGTGGACCTGGAGGCCACCTTCGAGGCCGTCGAGCGGGTGTTCGAGGTCTCGTCGATCTCGCAGAAGGAGCTGGTGGTCCTCACCGACCTGCAGTCGACGAGTTGGCGGGCCCGTTCCGAGGACTCGGGCGGCGACGACGGGCTCAAGCGGACGATCGCCAAGATCGAGGCCCGCCGCCCGCGCTCGACCGTCGTCGACCTGGGGAAGGCGAACGCCGGGAACCGGGCCGTGGTGGGGCTCACGGCGTCCTCGCCGGTCATCACGCCGGGGACGACCGTCGCCATGACGGCCCTGATCCGCAACTTCGGCCCAACCCCGGCGCAGGGCGTCCGGGTCCGACTGACGACTGATGGCCGCGTCGGTCCTGAACAGGTGGTCGACCTCCCGGTCGGCGAGGACGTCCCCGTCGTCTTCAACCAGCAGTTTCCGACCCCCGGCGACCACGTCGTGGAGGCGACGATCGACGAGGACGCGCTGCCGCCCGACGACCGTCGGCTGTTCGTCGCCAACGTCCGCGAGGCCGTTCGCACTCTGCTGGTGGACGGCGACTTCAAGTCGGAGGCGTTCCAGGCGGAGACCGATTATCTCGCCCAGGCGCTCGCCCCCGGCGAGAGCGCGGCCGACGAGCCCGACCCGATCCACGTGGACGTCGTCCCCGAGAGCCAGTTCGCCCGCCGCGACCTGGCGGCCTACGACGTGATCGCCCTCTGCAACGTCGCCCAGTTCACGGCCGAGGAGGTGAAGGCCCTGGAGGACTTCCTCGAACAGGGGGGCGGCTTGATCGCCTTCGGCGGCGACCAGATCTCGGCCGAGAACTACAACCGGCTGCTGTACGCCGACGGCAAGGGGATCCTGCCGGCCGCGATCGGCGAGACGATCGGCGACCCCGCGAAGAAGGAATCGGCCTTCCGGTTCGACCCGTTGGGCTTCCGCCACCCAATCCTCGCCGGCTTCCGCAACCAGACCGACCCGGTCGTCGCCGGTTTGACCCAGGTCCGCGTCTGGGCCCGCCACCAGTTGACGCTACCGAAGGACTCCACAGCGCAGGTCGCGCTGGCGTTCGACGACGGCGGTCCGGCGGTTCTGGAGGCTCCCCGTCGGAAGGGGAAGGTCTTCCAGTTGGCCGTCCCGGCCGACGCCGGCTGGTCCAACTGGCCGCTCCACCCGAGCTATCCGGCCATCGCTCGCGACCTGGTGATGCTGGCGGCGTCGGGCCGTCAGGCGGATCGGACGATCCGCGTCGGCCGACCCTTCGACCAGTCGTTCCCCGGCTCGGCGGCGGGCGCCTCGGCGACGATCACCCCCCCCAACGGCGGCGCGCCGGCGACCGTGAAGCTGAAAGCGGACGGCGGCCTGGCCCGGCTGGTGTTCGAGGGGACCGACGCCGCCGGCGCGTACCAGGTGAAAGTCGGCCCCCCCGTCGCGCTGGATCTGACCTTCGCCGCGAACCCCGACCCGATCGAGAGCGACCCGGCCAAGCTCGACCGTTCCGCCCTGGTCGAACGCGTCCCCGGCTGGAAGTTCGTGCTGCTGGACGACGTCCGCGGCCTGTCCGCCGACACTGCCTCCGTCGGCCGCCGCGGCGAACTCCACCGGCCCCTCCTGTTCGCCGTGCTCGGGCTCCTGATGCTGGAATCGTTCGTTGCCTGGAGGTTCGGGCGGGGAGGCTCGCGATGA
- a CDS encoding VWA domain-containing protein: MFDSLLQYLADRMGVEPPRAGEAVSPHIRFEQPWPQWALLAVIVAGSAFIIWLYRRESRVSTPMKTLLAGLRITLLLLTVFLISEAALSVDRTGLPYLAVMVDDSASEQVADQYENPETQTKAAALAADALPPAPGVEKKPEAPKPADDETSRLAVAKGLLLKDDAALLKSLQKQHRVRFYLVSNATRLLAEIDRPEDVAPAVEKIREVKPTGPQTRLGDGVRQVLTELRGAPPSALILLSDGQTTEGEPLARAVEAASRKGVPIYTLGLGSAEPARDLELSDLLVDDVVFVDDAVRFQAKLAARGFAGQRATVRLREKTPGADPNDPGRLIKEVDVDVPPDGKPARVEILHEPKEVGEKTFVLDVDPRPRELQTDNNRIERVVSVRKEKLKVLYAESEPRYEFRYLKNYLEREETIDLSVVLLSSDPEYSDQDRSAIPVFPASKEDLFNFDVVLFGDVDPGYISQSQMKNLAEFAEEKGGGVLFIAGELYNPLSYRGTPLEELLPIELADARNPSAVGAPVEPFHPELTLEGRSSPIFRFGGDEAESARIWQDLPESYWYMEAPRKKPGALVLADHASATGSDGKLPLILYQFTGAGRTMFHAIDDTWRWRFRSGDKYFGRFWVQTIRFLARSRLAGKRQAEVQTDRRSYQRGEPIQIRVRFPNPGLAPVDDSASVQVERQGGVGRTLKLTKRPGSPNVFEGVLSQAAEGEYTVRLLPPPVLDGPIPTSQFRVEAPAGEFEKVQMNEPELRRAAASTSGVYYPAVAADDLLKDLPKPSKVPLDTDPPIPLWNSWPILALFLTLLTTEWLLRKRARLV; encoded by the coding sequence TTGTTCGACTCGCTCCTCCAATACCTGGCCGACCGCATGGGCGTGGAGCCTCCGCGCGCGGGGGAGGCCGTGTCGCCGCACATTCGGTTCGAGCAACCGTGGCCCCAGTGGGCGCTCCTGGCCGTGATCGTCGCCGGGTCAGCGTTCATCATCTGGCTGTATCGCCGCGAGTCCCGCGTCTCCACGCCGATGAAGACGCTGCTGGCCGGTCTCCGGATCACGCTGCTGCTCCTGACCGTCTTCCTCATCTCCGAGGCGGCCCTCTCCGTCGACCGCACGGGGCTTCCCTACCTCGCCGTGATGGTGGACGATTCGGCCTCGGAACAGGTCGCCGACCAGTACGAGAACCCTGAGACCCAGACCAAGGCCGCCGCCCTCGCCGCCGACGCCCTCCCCCCCGCGCCCGGCGTCGAGAAGAAGCCCGAGGCGCCGAAGCCCGCCGACGATGAGACCAGCCGGCTGGCCGTCGCCAAGGGGCTGCTGCTCAAGGACGACGCGGCGCTTCTGAAGTCGCTTCAGAAGCAGCATCGCGTTCGGTTCTACCTGGTCTCGAACGCCACCCGGCTGCTCGCCGAGATCGACCGCCCGGAAGACGTCGCCCCGGCCGTGGAGAAGATCCGCGAAGTCAAGCCGACCGGCCCCCAGACCCGCCTGGGAGACGGCGTCCGCCAGGTCCTCACCGAGCTGCGCGGAGCGCCGCCGTCGGCCCTGATCCTGCTCTCGGACGGCCAGACGACCGAGGGCGAGCCGCTCGCCCGCGCGGTCGAGGCGGCCTCGCGCAAAGGGGTGCCGATCTACACCCTCGGCCTCGGCAGCGCCGAGCCGGCCCGCGATTTGGAACTGTCCGATCTGCTGGTCGACGACGTCGTCTTCGTTGACGACGCGGTCCGCTTCCAGGCCAAACTCGCCGCCCGAGGTTTCGCCGGCCAGCGGGCGACCGTCCGACTCCGAGAGAAGACCCCCGGCGCCGACCCCAATGACCCCGGCCGGCTCATCAAGGAGGTCGATGTCGACGTTCCCCCCGACGGCAAGCCGGCGCGGGTGGAGATCCTCCACGAGCCCAAGGAGGTCGGCGAGAAGACGTTCGTCCTCGACGTCGATCCCCGTCCTCGCGAGCTCCAGACCGACAACAACCGGATCGAGCGCGTGGTCTCCGTCCGCAAGGAGAAGCTCAAGGTTCTCTACGCCGAGAGCGAACCGCGCTATGAGTTCCGTTATCTGAAAAACTACCTGGAGCGTGAGGAGACCATCGACCTGTCCGTCGTCCTGCTCTCGTCCGACCCCGAGTACAGCGACCAGGACCGTTCGGCCATCCCCGTCTTCCCGGCCTCGAAGGAAGACCTGTTCAACTTCGACGTCGTCCTCTTCGGCGACGTCGACCCCGGCTACATCAGCCAGTCCCAGATGAAGAACCTGGCCGAGTTCGCCGAGGAGAAAGGGGGCGGCGTCCTGTTCATCGCCGGCGAGCTGTATAACCCCCTCTCCTACCGGGGCACTCCCCTGGAAGAGCTTTTGCCGATCGAGCTGGCCGACGCCCGCAACCCCTCGGCCGTGGGGGCTCCGGTGGAGCCCTTCCACCCCGAGCTGACGCTCGAAGGCCGCAGCAGTCCGATTTTCCGGTTCGGCGGCGACGAGGCCGAGAGCGCCCGGATCTGGCAGGACCTTCCCGAGTCGTACTGGTACATGGAGGCCCCCCGCAAGAAGCCCGGCGCCCTGGTGCTGGCGGACCACGCCTCGGCGACGGGTTCCGACGGCAAGCTGCCGCTGATCCTGTACCAGTTCACCGGCGCCGGTCGGACGATGTTCCACGCGATCGACGACACCTGGCGCTGGCGGTTCCGGTCCGGCGACAAGTACTTCGGCCGGTTCTGGGTCCAGACGATCCGGTTCCTGGCCCGCTCCCGGCTGGCCGGCAAGCGCCAGGCCGAGGTGCAGACCGACCGCCGCTCCTACCAGCGCGGCGAGCCCATCCAGATCCGCGTCCGGTTCCCGAACCCCGGCCTGGCGCCGGTGGACGACTCGGCCTCGGTGCAGGTTGAGCGTCAGGGGGGCGTCGGCCGAACGCTCAAGCTGACGAAGCGGCCCGGCTCGCCGAACGTCTTCGAAGGGGTTCTTTCCCAGGCCGCCGAGGGCGAATACACCGTCCGTCTGCTGCCGCCGCCGGTCCTGGACGGCCCGATCCCGACGTCTCAGTTCCGCGTCGAAGCGCCGGCCGGCGAGTTCGAGAAGGTGCAGATGAACGAGCCCGAACTGCGCCGGGCCGCCGCGTCGACCTCCGGCGTGTATTACCCGGCCGTCGCCGCCGACGACCTGCTGAAGGATCTCCCCAAACCTTCGAAGGTCCCGCTCGACACCGACCCGCCGATCCCGCTCTGGAACTCCTGGCCGATCCTGGCGTTGTTCCTGACCTTGCTCACGACGGAATGGCTGCTCCGGAAACGGGCGAGGCTGGTATGA
- a CDS encoding DUF4175 family protein: MSRPRTKLEMRLAALRGQVRRLLLTYGFSRVLAVVVPLILAAGLADWAFHLDPAVRLALLATVVGAAAWAAWRWVIRPALTPFEDLDVAMRIEERWPGLEDRLASTVQFLQLPADDPTYGSPALREATIQRAMAEVEKLDFREAVDRRPIVRAGMLAAATLLLAGSAVVLDPSSAGIAARRLFAPFGKVAWPQLTHLALDKAGTTLKLARGDSFSLVVRTEADSRVPESAKVVYKFADGEVRTETLSVVEGGEFRGRIDTVDQPFTFSVTGGDDAGSIRDVTVRVVTPPALTRTDLRIAPPEYTGLPAATLASGLTTFKVLAGTRVEIDASADKPLSKALLHRSDVPEPQPAPLDATGSRFHVVLTPAADLNFWFEIADSEGFASREAVRYDVRMVKDEAPRVAIVEPKTDRDVPPDAHIPVAIDVDDDYGIQSIGMNFQIASGDTEPHDVVTLPLWTAPAPQASGVGPGSAGTATTAASAMVKHQSVKHDWDLAQLHVTPGSIITFHADARDFLTPNGPNQGKSRELRLRIVAKEEAARQFDEARRALREEIARTLAMQKQATVPVADAQRALDQAGSLSKPQRDELDNAGLVQRQVGGRLNNRDDGLEKNVRRLLDDLQNFKLDNAPAKDQMERMLAQLDRMRDQNLAAAEQSLSRARKSLDAAAKDQAGGDQNQAKDQNAPQDGAQADQQAGDQNQAQSGEQSKSQSGQQSKSQSGQQSKSQSGQQSRSQSGEQSKSQSGEQSQAGEQSQAGEQSQAGEQSKSQSGQQSRSQPSQPQQPNRSRDVAKEALAQAKQNQNAISNELQKMLDELGEFETYRGVVKDIQELVKKQEEAIKQSTAAGENKDLAGKKRDDLAPDQKADLANQAERQKELAKTLQDAQQKMDEMAGRLDQSDPLAAAALREAAQTSRDARTAGKMEDAAKGVEQNRMSDARKAQEDAMQDLKDLADLVQNRRERELARLVKELKKSEEDLRNLRARQAKNLKATQDAKKIADAAKRKEELQKLAKEQEQIQQELKKQLQKLAKLNAQSPSKSGSKASARMSKAQQQMEEGDENDEAGNEEREALADLNDAQDDLEQERRDAEERLANEQLVRMGDQLKGLSERQTKLVSDAEEFDKLRQQVGDLTRGQRVGVRNLGQIETGIKEETGELVKRLDGAPVFALTLKRASDDMDAASAGLAALKTGPEALDPARAASRRFAQLIEALKRDEGKGEGGGGGGGGGGGGGGGGGGGDGIPPTAQIKMIKALQEEINERTESLDELKRRKKELTPDQLAEVDRLATDQGALADIVRDMSRPRHDDGEE, encoded by the coding sequence ATGAGCCGACCTCGGACGAAACTGGAGATGCGACTGGCCGCTTTGCGCGGTCAGGTGCGACGGCTGTTGCTGACTTACGGGTTCAGCCGGGTGCTGGCGGTCGTCGTGCCGCTGATCCTGGCGGCCGGGCTGGCGGACTGGGCGTTCCATCTCGACCCGGCGGTGCGTCTCGCTCTGCTGGCGACGGTCGTCGGCGCGGCGGCCTGGGCGGCCTGGCGCTGGGTGATCCGTCCGGCGTTGACGCCGTTCGAGGACCTGGACGTCGCCATGCGGATCGAGGAGCGCTGGCCGGGCCTGGAAGACCGCCTGGCGAGCACCGTGCAGTTCCTCCAACTGCCGGCAGACGACCCGACCTACGGCTCGCCGGCCCTGCGCGAGGCGACGATTCAGCGCGCGATGGCCGAGGTCGAGAAGCTCGACTTCCGCGAGGCCGTCGACCGCCGGCCGATCGTCCGCGCCGGGATGCTGGCGGCGGCGACGCTCCTGCTCGCCGGCTCGGCCGTGGTGCTCGACCCGTCGTCGGCGGGGATCGCGGCGCGTCGGCTGTTCGCCCCGTTCGGCAAGGTCGCCTGGCCGCAGTTGACGCATCTGGCCCTCGATAAGGCCGGCACCACCCTGAAGCTCGCCCGTGGCGACTCCTTCAGCCTGGTCGTCCGTACCGAAGCCGACTCGCGCGTTCCCGAATCGGCCAAGGTCGTCTACAAGTTCGCCGACGGCGAGGTCCGCACCGAGACGCTCTCGGTCGTCGAGGGGGGCGAGTTCCGCGGCCGGATCGATACGGTCGACCAGCCGTTCACCTTCAGCGTGACCGGCGGCGACGATGCAGGCTCGATTCGCGACGTCACCGTCCGCGTCGTCACCCCGCCGGCGCTCACTCGCACCGACCTCCGCATCGCCCCGCCCGAATACACCGGCCTGCCGGCCGCGACGCTCGCCTCCGGCCTGACCACGTTCAAGGTGCTGGCCGGTACGCGGGTGGAGATCGACGCCTCGGCCGACAAGCCGCTCTCCAAGGCCCTCCTTCATCGTAGCGACGTCCCCGAGCCCCAGCCGGCCCCGCTCGACGCGACGGGGAGCCGGTTCCACGTCGTCCTCACCCCGGCGGCCGACCTGAACTTCTGGTTCGAGATCGCCGATTCGGAGGGCTTTGCCAGTCGCGAGGCCGTCCGCTACGACGTCCGGATGGTGAAGGATGAAGCGCCGAGGGTTGCGATCGTCGAGCCCAAGACCGACCGCGACGTCCCGCCCGACGCCCACATCCCGGTGGCGATCGACGTCGACGACGATTACGGGATCCAGTCGATCGGCATGAACTTCCAGATCGCCAGCGGCGACACCGAGCCCCACGACGTCGTCACGCTCCCCCTCTGGACGGCCCCCGCGCCGCAGGCTTCGGGCGTTGGGCCGGGCTCCGCCGGGACGGCGACGACGGCGGCCTCGGCGATGGTCAAGCACCAGTCGGTCAAGCACGACTGGGACCTCGCCCAGCTTCACGTCACCCCCGGCTCGATCATCACCTTCCACGCCGACGCCCGCGACTTCCTGACGCCGAACGGCCCGAACCAGGGGAAGTCCCGCGAGCTTCGGCTGCGGATCGTCGCCAAGGAAGAGGCCGCCCGCCAGTTCGACGAGGCCCGCCGCGCTCTTCGCGAGGAGATCGCCCGGACTCTCGCCATGCAGAAGCAGGCGACCGTCCCCGTCGCCGACGCCCAGCGCGCTCTCGACCAGGCCGGCTCGCTCTCCAAGCCCCAGCGCGACGAGCTGGACAACGCGGGCCTCGTCCAGCGCCAGGTCGGCGGACGGCTCAACAACCGCGACGACGGCCTGGAGAAGAACGTCCGCAGGCTGCTGGACGACCTCCAGAACTTCAAGCTGGACAACGCCCCCGCCAAGGACCAGATGGAGCGCATGCTCGCCCAGCTCGACCGCATGCGCGACCAGAACCTCGCCGCCGCCGAGCAGTCCCTCTCCCGCGCCCGCAAGTCCCTCGACGCCGCCGCCAAGGACCAGGCCGGCGGCGACCAGAACCAGGCCAAGGACCAGAACGCCCCCCAGGACGGCGCCCAGGCTGACCAGCAGGCCGGCGACCAAAACCAGGCCCAGTCCGGCGAGCAGTCCAAGTCGCAGTCGGGCCAGCAGTCCAAATCCCAGTCAGGTCAGCAGTCGAAGTCTCAGTCGGGCCAGCAATCCAGGTCCCAGTCGGGCGAACAGTCGAAGTCGCAATCCGGCGAACAATCGCAGGCCGGCGAGCAGTCGCAGGCCGGCGAGCAGTCGCAGGCCGGCGAACAATCGAAGTCGCAGTCGGGCCAGCAGTCCAGGTCGCAGCCTTCCCAGCCTCAGCAGCCGAATCGGTCGCGGGACGTGGCGAAGGAGGCGCTCGCTCAGGCGAAGCAGAACCAGAACGCGATCAGCAACGAGCTGCAGAAGATGCTCGACGAGCTGGGCGAGTTTGAGACCTATCGCGGGGTGGTGAAGGACATCCAGGAGCTGGTCAAGAAGCAGGAAGAGGCGATCAAGCAGTCGACGGCCGCCGGCGAGAACAAGGACCTCGCGGGCAAGAAGCGGGACGACCTGGCGCCCGACCAGAAGGCCGACCTGGCCAATCAGGCTGAGCGTCAGAAGGAACTCGCCAAGACGCTGCAGGACGCCCAGCAGAAGATGGACGAGATGGCCGGCCGTCTGGACCAGTCCGACCCCCTGGCCGCCGCCGCTCTCCGCGAGGCTGCTCAGACGAGCCGGGACGCCAGGACCGCCGGCAAGATGGAGGACGCCGCCAAGGGCGTCGAGCAGAACCGGATGAGCGACGCCCGCAAGGCCCAGGAAGACGCCATGCAGGACCTCAAGGATCTGGCCGATCTGGTGCAGAACCGTCGCGAACGCGAGCTCGCCCGGCTGGTCAAGGAGTTGAAGAAGTCCGAGGAAGACCTGCGCAACCTCCGCGCCCGCCAGGCGAAGAACCTCAAGGCCACCCAGGACGCCAAGAAGATCGCCGACGCCGCCAAGCGCAAGGAAGAGCTGCAGAAGCTGGCCAAGGAGCAAGAGCAGATCCAGCAGGAGCTGAAGAAGCAGCTTCAGAAGCTCGCCAAGCTCAACGCTCAGTCGCCCTCCAAGTCGGGCTCGAAGGCCTCGGCTCGGATGTCCAAGGCCCAGCAGCAGATGGAAGAGGGAGACGAGAACGACGAGGCCGGCAACGAGGAGCGCGAAGCGCTCGCCGATCTCAACGACGCCCAGGACGATCTGGAGCAGGAACGCCGCGACGCCGAGGAGCGGCTGGCCAACGAGCAACTCGTCCGGATGGGCGACCAGCTTAAGGGCCTCTCCGAACGCCAGACCAAACTCGTCTCCGACGCCGAGGAGTTCGACAAACTCCGCCAGCAGGTCGGCGACCTCACCCGAGGCCAGCGCGTGGGGGTCCGCAACCTGGGACAGATCGAGACCGGCATCAAGGAAGAAACCGGCGAGTTGGTCAAGCGGCTCGACGGCGCCCCCGTCTTCGCGTTGACCCTCAAACGCGCCTCCGACGACATGGACGCCGCCTCGGCGGGCCTCGCCGCACTCAAGACCGGCCCCGAGGCCCTCGACCCCGCCCGCGCCGCGTCTCGACGCTTCGCCCAGCTCATCGAGGCCCTCAAACGCGACGAGGGCAAGGGTGAGGGAGGCGGAGGTGGCGGCGGTGGCGGAGGCGGTGGAGGTGGTGGCGGGGGTGGAGGCGACGGCATCCCCCCCACGGCCCAGATCAAGATGATCAAGGCGCTTCAGGAAGAGATCAACGAACGCACCGAGTCCCTCGACGAGTTGAAGCGTCGGAAGAAGGAACTGACCCCCGATCAGCTCGCCGAGGTCGATCGGCTGGCGACCGACCAGGGCGCTCTGGCCGACATCGTCCGCGACATGTCCCGCCCCCGCCACGACGACGGAGAGGAGTGA